Within Lolium rigidum isolate FL_2022 chromosome 5, APGP_CSIRO_Lrig_0.1, whole genome shotgun sequence, the genomic segment ACACATTTTTCTTGTTTGCTGGAGTTGGTTCTGATGCAGTCGTTCCTACCAAACCCCGGTATATTTTTAATTGTACTTTAGCAGAAATTTCATTAAGCATAATTTTAACTTCAGGGAAATAAGAGTATAATATCATCTCGAACGGATTGGTTTGAGATTTGGACAACGGAAGAAAACACACCAAGTTTCCCTAGGATGCAAAATGAATGCAAATGCATACAAAAGATGAATTTCTTTCCAACATTTCAAATATTTATTTTGCATGTTAGGAACAACATGTAATATTTCATCAGCCTCATGTATTTGTAAGGTCTTTCACAATGAGTTGTATCTTAGCACGTTATCCTAGGTAGTAGTATATGTTAAGAGATAATACTTCCAATGAATCGTATCTTAATGTTTGTATCTACATTTAATGATTTTAGAGATAGGTATACATGCATTTGATTGGGCTAGCAATGTATTTTACTTATAGATCCGTGCAAAGGATGTAGCTAAGATACAACACCATTCTCTTTCATCATTTAATATCAGTACAAGTTGATGCACCATTAAATGAGATGTGGGATAATAAATCCAAGACAAATCATTAGTTGATTGGGAAAGAATTtccaaaaatttaaaaaatacttGAGAAACATGTCAATCCTCATGGGTTAGTACGATTCTTCCCCAATTTTAATTACtctctccgatccatattagttgatgctaaaatggatgtatctacaactatttatattacttgatgctaaaatggatgtatctacactaaaatgtgtccagatatatctatattagcatcaagtaatatgaatcggagggagtaacaaaaACGCGTGAATTTATCTCTTTCTGAAAGCACACTTTTAAACGTGTCATATGAAAATTCTTTTTTGCGGGGAAAAGAGAAATATATTAAGCAATAGGAGGATTACAATCTTGGTTGACAGTCTGGCTAACCTCCGGGGGCAAGTTTGAGAACCATACGTTCGACCACCGCCTAATCCTACCTATCCTAGCAAGCTCGTGACTAACCATATTGGAATCACGGTCTACTTTCATTACAGATATATCTCTTTCCCTAATCAACTTTCTAATGACAGAAATACGAAACGCATAAATCGGAGTGTTTGGTGTAGTCTCCTAATTAACTCGCATGTTTCAGAACAATCTGTTTCAATCAAGAAAGGGAGATTGGTTGACATCAGACTAAGCTGAATCCATTCCTCAATCGCCATGAGCTCCGCTTCTGTCGCATCTTGACACTGCTGTATCTCCCGGAAGGCCGAAACGATCACCTTTCCTTCATGATCTCTCGCACCATACCAATGTCCGCTTCGTTGTTGTTAAGGAAGGCACCATCCGTATTTAACTTGGCATGGCCCGGTTCTGGAGCCGTCCATCTCTTCTACTCTTTCTTCCTTCCATCTTGGTGCTGAAAATTTTCACTCCTATATGACAGCCTTGATCAATGATCATTTTGCCTTTGGCGATATCTCCCCCGGGGAATTGCTTGATTAGAGCTAGTGTGTTGGCATAGCTCAGTAGAAAACGACGCGACCCCTCAATAGATCGGCATGGTTTTGCATGTGTCATCTCATTATGGTTGTGCCAGATCCTCCATAGAATTAAGAGTGTGCGCGAGCGCTGCGAGCCGGGGATCATCAGAAGCAGTTGTATCAACCATTCAGTACCAACCGGCTTGAGTAAGTCGTCCGCTGGCAGGTCCCATTCCTCCTTCATGGACAACCACAATGCCCGCGCTTGAGGACATCACACAAAAACACGGAAAGTATCCTCAACTTCTTGACCACATATCTGACAAAGATTAGTTGTCGCCATTTCCCTCCTTGCCATGTTATCCTGTGTAGCTAGGCCTTACGGCAAATCTTCCATGCAAGCATTTTAACCTTTGGAGGGACTTGAGCAGTCCAGATTAATTTCCAGCAGGGCCGATGGCCATCAGACCGAGTACTCGTCGCTCCCCAGGTCATGTCTACGTTGCAATATCAAAGGCCATATTGTATGCCGACTTTACTGTGAATAGTCCGAGCTTCTCCGGGAACTAGGCGATGAAGTCAGCCTCATTCCTTCTAGATTGTTTGAATCTTAAGAATTTCAGCTGCATCATTCGAGTGAAATAGTATTGAACTCTATCCATATTCCATGTACCATCCGGCATTAGGAAGTCAGCGACCCATCTATAACGGTAGTGACGATGGGGCGCTCTAGCCTGGTGGTTGCCAGCTCGAGGAATCCATGGATCCCGCCACGCCCATATCTGCGTCCCGTTGCCAACACGTCAGATGACGCCCTTTTTCAGTAATTCTGTACCATACTCAATCGCATGCCATGTCACTGAGCCATTACCTGAGAAGACCGTGTCAATTAGGGAGCCATTGGGAAAATATTTCGCTTTCAAGAGTTGAGCACAAAGAGTGTTCGGAAGCGCCATGCTTGCCTAGCAAGAAGGGCTTGGTTAAATAAGCGCATATCGCGAAAGCCAACTCCACTATAAGATTTCAGACGGGGCATACTGCCCCATCCCAGCCAATGTGTTTTTCGTTTTCCCTTTTCTGCCCCCCATCAGTACCTTCTAATCATCTTCGTTAGTTCATCACATAGGCCCACAGGTAGTTTAAAAACCCCCCATCACATATACAGTGAGTGCCTGAGCAACAGATTTAATCGGTACCTCTTTTGTTGCTTGTGATTTGTGGTTATCATCCCACTCCACCAAACACTTTGCCAATTTTGCTTGCACACTTTCAAACTTTCCCTTACACATCCTCCCCTCCGGTGTAGGAAATCCTAGATATTTTGTTTCAAAGGTTTCCTCGGTGATGTCCAGACATGATTTGACCTCCACCCGTCTGTCCAAGGGGAAATACTCACCAAACATAACTGAACACTTGTTGGGGTTTATCAGCTGCCCTGGATGCATATACTTCCAACATCTCCTTTATTTTAATTGCCTGGTCCAATTGTGCTTTGAAGAATAGTAAGCTATCATCTGCATATAAGAGGCGAGAGATCCTAGGGGCACGGCGACAAATCTTCAAAGATTCAATATTATTAGCAGCAACCTCTTTTTGTAGAAGGGTAGAAAGACCATCTGCgacgaacaaaaacaaaaatgaagaTAAGGGATCACCTTGTCGGAGCACCCGAGAAGGCGAAAATGAATCAAGTAGGGTCCCATTGAATTTTACCTTATAACTCACCGAGGTGACACATGCAATTATCCAGTCAACCAACCGATGAGAAAAACTCAACTTTTACATCACTTTCCTCAAAAAATCCCAATCCCCTCTATCATACGGGTGTCGGTTGCAATGGTGTATTATAAGCGTTAACCCAAGATATTGCGTGTCTAATCCAAGCGTTTGTTCAAATGCTTTAGATCACATATAGCGATAAGATTAAGAATATGTCAAGCACAACGTTGGTGACGGGAAATAATTCAATTTGGAACGACAAAAGGAGACATAGGGGTTGCATTCGATCCGCTAATAATGGACCAGGACATGGCCCAGCAATAACTCCGGCCCACCAATCACCTCCAACGGCCTGACTAGTGGGGCTCGTCGTCGACGTACCCAAACTGTCGATACCGCCCACAGAACAGACCCGTCGCCCGTTTCCTTTTCGACCGCATACGGTTTCCATcggccatgccgctcgcgtcgcgccatTGCCGTTGCGTCACCGCAACCGCATACCATCCACTGTCCGATCCGAAACAACGGCCAGAAACGCCTCTCAGATCCGCGAGCTCCGCGATATTTATCCCGTGCGCGCGCGGCGGCATCGAAGAAGCTCCACGGAAAAGCCCTTTCGTTTCGTGTCTCACGCGGCCGGTAACCAACGTCGTCGCCGTGAGCTTGAGCTTTCCGTGTCCCTCTACTGCACTACTCCGGCCTCTATCTTCTGGCCGGTGCCTTTTGGGAATGCGGAGCAATGTGGAGGAGCACGCGCACTGACCTCACCGGCAAGCATAGCCTACGCGGCGGCCGCAACTGCCACCGCAAGCACGTCGAGGACGGGTAGACCAACGACCCTGCATCACTCGCTTCGATCGACAGTcgccggacggcccagcgcgacgCGATGGAGGATGCGGCTGCGGCGCCGGAGGGGAAGAAGAACGTGCTGCAGGGCCGGTACGAGCTGGGGCGGGTGCTGGGGCACGGCAACTTCGGGCGGGTGCACGCGGCGCGGGACCTGCGCACGGGCCGCGGCGTGGCCGTCAAGGTGGTGGCCAAGGACAAGGTGGAGCGCGCCGGGATGGCGGAGCAGATCAAGCGCGAGATCGCGGTCATGAAGATGGTGTCCCACCCGAACATCGTCGAGCTCCACGAGGTCATGGCCAGCCGCTCCAAGATCTACCTGGCCCTCGAGCTCGTCCGCGGCGGCGAGCTCTTCGCCCGGATCACCCGCGCAGGGCGCCTCCGCGAGGACGTCGCGCGCCGATACTTCCGCCAGCTCGTCTCCGCGGTCGACTTCTGCCACGGCCGCGGCGTGTACCACCGCGACCTCAAGCCAGAGAACCTGCTCCTCGACGAGGCGGGAAACCTCAAGGTCGCCGACTTCGGGCTCAGCGCGCTCGCGGGGCACGCCCGCCCCGACGGCCTCCTCCACACCGCGTGCGGCACGCCGGCGTACGTGGCGCCCGAGGTGCTCGGCGGGAACGGCTACGACGGCGCCAAGGCCGACATCTGGTCCTGCGGCGTCATCCTCTACGTGCTCCTCGTCGGCGCACTGCCGTTCCGGGACGAGAACCTCATGTGCATGTACCGCAAGATGCAGCGCGCCGACTTTCTCTGCCCGTCCTGGGTCTCCAGGGACGCGCGGAAGCTCATCGCCAGGCTGCTCGACCCCAACCCGAGCAGCCGCATTGCGGTCGCCGGCATAATCGAGTCGCCGTGGTTCAAGAAACCGTCGCCCACTCCACCGGTCTCCCTCGGGGTGCCCATGCCATCGCCGGACGCGCGCGGCAAGGGCGAGGACAAGCAGGACGAGGCCCCCGAGGCG encodes:
- the LOC124653116 gene encoding putative CBL-interacting protein kinase 27; the encoded protein is MEDAAAAPEGKKNVLQGRYELGRVLGHGNFGRVHAARDLRTGRGVAVKVVAKDKVERAGMAEQIKREIAVMKMVSHPNIVELHEVMASRSKIYLALELVRGGELFARITRAGRLREDVARRYFRQLVSAVDFCHGRGVYHRDLKPENLLLDEAGNLKVADFGLSALAGHARPDGLLHTACGTPAYVAPEVLGGNGYDGAKADIWSCGVILYVLLVGALPFRDENLMCMYRKMQRADFLCPSWVSRDARKLIARLLDPNPSSRIAVAGIIESPWFKKPSPTPPVSLGVPMPSPDARGKGEDKQDEAPEAMNAFHLISLSAGFDLSPLFDQGPSPSPSSGRGAAHEGGANMRFATREPASGVISRLEGLASGGAMRVTKSGARGVRLEGAERGRKGRLGVAAEFFSVAPSVLVVDVKKDGGDTMEYRSFCSDELRPALKDIVWAAAAAAGASPGDSPAAAAAI